A DNA window from Heliomicrobium undosum contains the following coding sequences:
- a CDS encoding ATP-binding protein gives MIVIHCLLSSQCKKAGDVALCHAHCYAYLKLHGASGKGGLLGHTGIPVAYAKVTANRLPFKSDNPEAHQLVFAYCQNVLQRVTEGVGLYLYSVPNSVNPKGTGTGKTTAAVAILHAYLVARTIQHVKRTKPIFQLPALFVNASTFQNRFNAQFRGPREMQEKAAVAFYECKIDMAQAELLVLDDVGVREATEAYRNEFYEVIDHRCANQKATILTSNEPLEPIARLLDPRIASRIGGMTIPVSFEGEDQRNRAMLG, from the coding sequence GTGATCGTCATCCATTGTCTGCTCTCATCACAATGCAAGAAGGCTGGCGACGTTGCCCTGTGCCATGCCCATTGCTACGCCTACCTAAAACTACACGGGGCAAGCGGCAAGGGCGGCTTGTTGGGGCACACAGGCATTCCTGTGGCCTATGCAAAGGTAACGGCGAACCGCCTGCCCTTCAAATCCGACAACCCAGAGGCGCACCAACTGGTTTTTGCCTACTGCCAGAACGTACTGCAACGGGTAACGGAAGGGGTGGGGCTGTATCTGTACTCCGTCCCCAACAGCGTCAATCCAAAAGGAACCGGAACCGGCAAAACCACGGCTGCCGTCGCGATCCTTCATGCGTATTTGGTGGCCCGAACGATTCAACACGTGAAGCGGACGAAACCGATTTTCCAGCTACCCGCGTTATTCGTCAACGCATCAACGTTCCAGAACCGGTTCAACGCCCAGTTCCGCGGACCCCGTGAGATGCAAGAAAAGGCCGCTGTCGCCTTTTACGAGTGCAAGATCGATATGGCGCAAGCAGAACTGCTCGTTCTCGATGACGTGGGCGTACGAGAGGCGACAGAGGCATATCGAAATGAGTTCTACGAGGTCATCGACCATCGGTGCGCCAATCAGAAAGCCACCATCCTTACCTCGAATGAACCGTTGGAACCGATCGCTCGGTTACTGGACCCCCGTATCGCCAGTCGCATAGGGGGTATGACCATTCCCGTTTCCTTTGAAGGGGAAGACCAGCGAAACCGGGCGATGCTTGGATGA
- a CDS encoding DnaB-like helicase C-terminal domain-containing protein has protein sequence MQESQLLSKVIDENALPVLNRFNVDLGDFPTLGEVYLFIREYVRENGRSPDYRTVVAQFENFEYIPDVQDSFKYLCSRLKAQTAKRRAFELLQHQAAKKFSELPGDRFIQWLKEETLRIESTTQIRFDLGTNFATNGEERLSWYDQAKEQRTRNYIPTPYPGLTQALGSGFEVGDYILLMAFTNRGKSWLASHIGLTAWENRFGVLHYSPELSKRQQALRLDTLMGKFDNVKLRRGLLENESQYFSYLKAFSAETATAPYLIKTMEDLPDGLSLEAIEADLQMNPNVKMVIIDGFNLMNHGRGKMRDSMSYTSRRLRQLFGRYAVAGLVVHQTPGAAEKEKRKTDDEGVHVVKPPKLTDYSETVAVIQDAATALTFDAGDGIGKISIEKAREPNVGTVIELVCDFNLGVIRESDVTDLF, from the coding sequence ATGCAGGAATCGCAGTTGCTGTCCAAAGTGATCGACGAAAACGCCTTGCCTGTATTGAACCGCTTCAACGTGGATCTCGGCGACTTTCCTACCTTGGGCGAGGTGTATCTGTTTATACGTGAATATGTGCGGGAGAACGGTCGTTCACCGGATTATCGGACGGTCGTCGCCCAGTTTGAGAACTTTGAGTATATCCCTGACGTGCAGGATTCCTTCAAATATCTCTGCTCCCGGCTCAAGGCCCAAACGGCCAAGCGACGGGCATTTGAACTGTTGCAGCACCAGGCGGCCAAGAAGTTTAGCGAACTGCCCGGTGATCGGTTTATCCAGTGGTTAAAGGAAGAAACCCTTCGCATTGAATCGACCACGCAGATCCGTTTCGACCTTGGCACTAACTTTGCCACCAATGGGGAAGAACGACTGTCGTGGTATGACCAGGCTAAGGAGCAGCGCACCCGCAACTATATCCCCACGCCATACCCCGGCCTTACCCAAGCCCTAGGCAGCGGATTTGAAGTGGGCGACTATATCCTGCTCATGGCCTTCACCAACCGGGGAAAGTCCTGGTTGGCGTCGCATATCGGATTGACGGCGTGGGAGAACCGCTTTGGGGTGCTTCATTACTCGCCCGAATTGTCCAAACGCCAACAGGCGCTTCGGTTGGATACCTTGATGGGGAAGTTTGACAACGTGAAACTCCGCCGGGGGCTGTTGGAGAACGAATCGCAGTATTTTTCCTACCTGAAAGCTTTTTCGGCGGAGACGGCAACGGCTCCATATTTGATCAAAACCATGGAAGACTTACCGGATGGTCTGTCATTAGAAGCGATTGAAGCGGACCTGCAGATGAACCCCAACGTAAAAATGGTCATCATCGACGGCTTTAACCTCATGAACCATGGCCGGGGCAAGATGAGGGATTCCATGTCCTACACTTCGCGCCGGTTAAGACAATTGTTTGGGCGGTACGCAGTAGCCGGGCTGGTCGTACACCAAACGCCAGGGGCGGCTGAAAAGGAGAAGCGAAAAACAGATGATGAGGGCGTCCATGTCGTAAAGCCACCGAAGCTGACCGATTACTCGGAAACAGTGGCCGTCATCCAGGACGCGGCAACGGCGCTCACCTTTGACGCGGGTGACGGTATCGGCAAAATCAGCATTGAGAAAGCCCGGGAACCCAATGTGGGAACAGTGATCGAATTGGTCTGCGACTTCAATCTGGGCGTGATTCGGGAGAGCGATGTGACCGACCTTTTTTGA
- a CDS encoding helix-turn-helix domain-containing protein, translating to MENQMFRVEVNQSFNVLEQTWDNHIYLKLYVSMFASGLVAELGPERTITLLAIASFMNEKGECYPTQEQLAERLGMTRKTVAKHIQSLLKFRYEDRPLVLRDKRRNPKVSPNVYSVYTVLPMSQVAIFDSNNTAMGNYVPLGGSAHTPSTGNTGKAMGKTEPPMGKNEDGSMGNCLPTNKNQLNQNHYNKTINHAESGQGTVGTLIYDLTKPRDVIQSFCDRYRDKYHVDFNPVWGRDVKRVKTDLLATYSTDQIQQLVDTYFEEYDQRWRSKAYPRPAIGSLCWLAPQVLAVAQERQPRCNVKKHGGRNVDEILARLQRGSEEE from the coding sequence GTGGAGAATCAGATGTTTCGCGTCGAGGTCAACCAATCGTTCAATGTGCTGGAGCAGACGTGGGACAATCACATCTATTTGAAACTCTACGTCAGTATGTTTGCCAGCGGCCTCGTGGCAGAGTTAGGGCCGGAACGCACCATTACGCTGCTGGCGATAGCATCGTTTATGAACGAAAAGGGCGAGTGCTATCCCACGCAAGAGCAATTGGCAGAGCGGTTGGGCATGACGCGAAAAACAGTTGCCAAACACATTCAGTCTCTGCTGAAGTTTCGCTACGAGGATCGCCCGTTGGTGCTACGGGATAAACGAAGAAATCCCAAAGTGTCTCCTAACGTCTACTCCGTCTACACGGTGCTGCCAATGTCCCAGGTTGCGATCTTTGACAGCAACAATACAGCTATGGGTAATTATGTACCTCTAGGTGGTAGTGCCCATACCCCCTCTACGGGTAATACGGGGAAAGCCATGGGTAAAACTGAGCCACCTATGGGTAAAAACGAGGACGGATCTATGGGTAACTGTTTACCCACTAACAAGAACCAGTTAAACCAGAACCACTATAACAAGACAATAAACCATGCAGAGTCAGGCCAAGGAACCGTAGGAACTCTTATATACGACCTGACCAAGCCCAGAGACGTCATCCAATCTTTCTGTGACCGTTATCGGGACAAGTATCATGTCGATTTCAACCCTGTATGGGGCCGGGACGTAAAGCGGGTGAAGACCGATCTGCTGGCGACCTATTCCACCGATCAGATACAGCAACTCGTCGACACCTACTTTGAAGAATACGACCAGCGTTGGCGATCCAAAGCCTACCCGCGCCCGGCCATTGGCTCGCTCTGCTGGCTGGCCCCGCAGGTGCTGGCTGTCGCACAGGAAAGGCAACCGCGCTGTAATGTGAAAAAACACGGCGGTCGAAACGTCGATGAAATCCTGGCAAGGCTGCAACGGGGAAGCGAGGAGGAGTGA
- a CDS encoding BRO family protein, which yields MMNMQKVFHYEGAQVRTVVIDGQPWFVAKDVCIVLELKNPSAVIQRLDDDERAKFNLGRQGDTNVVNEPGLYSLILASRKPEAKAFKRWVVHEVLPSIRQTGSYTIHKEKRPDFEGRILPTNYMEALDALVQTEKMRLVLVAKVEADAPKVAAFDTFIDSHGWQTMSEVAKAMDDGRNNTYATLRENGILIKNGMDKNLPIQKYVDSGHFAVKEITFKNPYGQLMSRSRTLVSPKGVELVRRVLSASKRAA from the coding sequence ATGATGAACATGCAAAAGGTATTCCACTATGAGGGCGCGCAGGTACGGACAGTTGTAATCGACGGTCAACCTTGGTTTGTGGCAAAAGACGTGTGTATTGTTCTGGAACTCAAAAACCCAAGTGCTGTTATTCAACGACTAGATGATGATGAACGGGCTAAGTTCAACTTAGGTCGTCAGGGAGATACGAACGTTGTCAATGAACCCGGGTTATATAGTTTAATCCTTGCTAGCCGCAAGCCCGAGGCCAAAGCGTTCAAACGCTGGGTCGTGCATGAGGTGTTGCCCAGCATCCGCCAGACCGGTTCCTACACCATCCATAAAGAGAAGCGGCCCGACTTCGAGGGGAGGATCCTTCCCACGAACTATATGGAGGCTTTGGATGCGCTCGTCCAGACAGAGAAAATGCGACTGGTGCTTGTCGCCAAGGTCGAGGCTGACGCGCCGAAAGTGGCGGCCTTTGATACCTTCATTGATTCTCACGGGTGGCAAACCATGTCGGAAGTGGCCAAGGCGATGGATGACGGCCGCAACAACACTTATGCGACGCTTCGGGAGAACGGCATTTTGATTAAGAACGGCATGGACAAAAACCTGCCGATTCAAAAGTACGTCGACAGCGGCCACTTTGCCGTCAAGGAGATCACCTTCAAAAATCCCTATGGACAGTTGATGAGCCGCAGCCGGACCTTGGTATCCCCGAAAGGCGTGGAATTGGTTCGCAGAGTCCTTTCCGCTAGTAAAAGGGCGGCGTGA